The proteins below are encoded in one region of Limnohabitans sp. 63ED37-2:
- the flgB gene encoding flagellar basal body rod protein FlgB, protein MNLLNQALGVHEQALQVKSRRLEVLAQNIANADTPNYKARDIDFKAVLGAAQQQDTAMTATASGHFGAGQELSPDGMRFRTPFNTSFDGNTVEMSVEQAQYGKAAADYQATLSFLENRVSSVRKALRGD, encoded by the coding sequence ATGAATTTGTTGAACCAAGCACTCGGCGTGCACGAACAAGCTTTGCAAGTCAAAAGCCGCCGCCTGGAAGTGTTGGCGCAAAACATCGCCAACGCCGACACGCCCAACTACAAAGCACGCGACATCGACTTCAAGGCGGTGCTGGGGGCGGCCCAACAACAAGACACCGCCATGACGGCCACGGCCTCCGGCCACTTTGGCGCTGGCCAAGAACTCAGCCCCGATGGCATGCGTTTTCGCACACCGTTCAACACCTCCTTTGACGGCAACACCGTCGAGATGAGCGTGGAACAAGCCCAGTACGGTAAAGCCGCAGCCGACTACCAGGCCACCTTGAGTTTTCTTGAAAACCGTGTGAGCAGTGTGCGCAAAGCCCTGCGAGGAGACTGA
- the flgC gene encoding flagellar basal body rod protein FlgC — MSMDNIFGIAGSALNAQLTRMNSTASNLANAGTVSTTEQDAFRAKRPVFKALVNEQMTNAGAPYVGGVKIDRMADDTAPPRRVSDPSNPLADKDGYVYQTNVSEVTEMVEMMAAARSYQNNVEVINTARQLMMRTLDITKA; from the coding sequence ATGAGCATGGACAACATTTTTGGCATCGCAGGCTCCGCCCTCAATGCGCAATTGACGCGCATGAACTCCACCGCCTCCAACCTGGCCAACGCTGGCACGGTCTCCACCACCGAGCAAGACGCTTTTCGCGCTAAACGTCCCGTCTTCAAGGCACTGGTCAACGAGCAAATGACCAACGCTGGCGCACCTTATGTCGGCGGCGTGAAGATTGACCGCATGGCCGATGACACAGCCCCCCCTCGCCGGGTATCAGACCCCAGCAACCCCTTGGCCGACAAAGACGGTTACGTCTACCAGACCAATGTGAGTGAAGTCACCGAAATGGTCGAAATGATGGCCGCCGCACGGTCTTACCAGAACAACGTTGAAGTGATCAACACCGCGCGTCAACTGATGATGCGCACCTTGGACATCACCAAGGCCTGA
- a CDS encoding flagellar hook assembly protein FlgD, with protein sequence MATTNVTSSSLLKNVSRYEDVKDAAKKTNEDMGKQEFLTLFTAQLQNQNPLEPVKNEAFVAQLAQFSQLEALTNMQGSLDSFVKSMSGERMLGSAALIGKKVSVTDTPTQLTTGGTIEGSIDLPTGASSVQLSVFDSQGRLVQELTAGPQLPGTAPIAWNGMDASGKPAPSGMYLLSATAVVNGKSSPIPVNTLSTVRAISSNPTDGSVSVEVDGGTTMLLTDVKRVGS encoded by the coding sequence ATGGCCACCACCAACGTGACATCCTCCAGCCTGCTCAAAAACGTCTCGCGCTACGAAGACGTGAAAGACGCGGCCAAAAAAACCAACGAAGACATGGGCAAGCAGGAATTCCTGACCTTGTTCACCGCACAACTGCAAAACCAAAACCCGCTGGAGCCTGTGAAAAACGAGGCTTTTGTGGCCCAACTCGCGCAGTTCTCGCAGCTCGAAGCGCTGACCAATATGCAAGGCTCGCTGGACAGTTTTGTCAAATCCATGTCAGGGGAACGTATGCTGGGCAGCGCCGCGTTGATCGGCAAAAAAGTGTCGGTGACCGACACCCCCACACAGCTGACCACAGGCGGCACCATCGAGGGCAGCATCGACCTGCCCACGGGTGCCAGCAGTGTTCAGCTCAGCGTTTTTGACAGCCAAGGCCGCTTGGTGCAAGAGCTCACGGCAGGACCGCAATTGCCGGGCACAGCGCCCATTGCATGGAACGGCATGGATGCCTCAGGCAAGCCCGCGCCCAGTGGCATGTACCTCTTGAGCGCCACCGCCGTGGTCAATGGCAAGAGCAGCCCCATCCCCGTGAACACCTTGTCCACCGTGCGTGCCATCTCCAGCAACCCGACCGATGGCAGCGTCAGCGTCGAAGTTGACGGTGGCACAACCATGTTGCTGACCGACGTCAAGCGCGTCGGCAGCTGA
- a CDS encoding flagellar hook-basal body complex protein, giving the protein MSFYTSLTGLNSATAQLAVTSNNIANVGTSGFKRSRADFGDIFSTSPLQKSSSNIGQGVSLKQVSQEFSQGNISTSGNSLDLAITGDGFFPLKTPDGLQDIYTRNGSFTLNDQNNVVNSTGQRLMAASVDSSGKADLTNLNALTIPSKTSGEAVETTKIQLGLNLPADSAVITADFDRSNASTYNKSTALTVYDSGGNGYLATVYYVKTQNATMDSPFSKWQSYFFVGDTQVKPALQQATDTTGSALFVNKYGDVLPKTDSRVIPSSGTTEMYSLDELTDIRPSSPATVVGNFLEVNGDGNLIGATPGTQLSFNIKVDDSFDVNNLPEGYTTVLYTLQAGDSDPDVLAKNLEVAFNNVLGELEDDGVDKNARFGITVSFDPDQARFSVSSGTTGDGSSIHIYDANPAATSLMGLDTAYDGTTNNQALRGKASEPAVLSGEVMTINTAKSIQVTSSNKDFFVSVDGIAAKIDLPYPTTYTNIEGFAKALQDKINSIVDPETGRKVLGVTVAFDPKTKQLNFTTGTTGNNAAIQVSGAADWGLANTEMQFGTTTEWKKLTQFTENGAPQFVKNGEQTEDGEGVSDKTEWWPVYLDRGELSFDLTGKPVSPLTDMPFETAFLQGGKGALTMSIDFTKSTQYSSAFAVLSQSQDGAPEGELMGLNINPDGLVNATYSNGSQVSLGKIVLANFSSPSGLRQVGDASYLASASSGMAKIGEAGSAGFGSIRAGATERANVDLTQELVDLITAQRNFQANAKAIETSSTMTSAIINIRS; this is encoded by the coding sequence ATGTCGTTCTACACCTCGCTCACCGGACTGAACTCGGCCACGGCCCAATTGGCCGTCACCTCCAACAACATCGCCAACGTGGGCACCTCGGGCTTCAAGCGCTCGCGGGCCGACTTCGGTGACATCTTCTCCACCTCGCCCCTGCAAAAGTCCTCGAGCAACATCGGTCAGGGCGTCTCGCTCAAGCAAGTGAGCCAGGAATTCAGCCAGGGCAACATCTCCACCTCGGGCAACTCGCTGGACCTGGCCATCACCGGTGACGGCTTTTTCCCGCTCAAAACGCCGGACGGCCTGCAGGACATTTACACCCGCAATGGCTCCTTCACCCTGAACGACCAAAACAACGTGGTCAACTCCACAGGTCAACGCCTGATGGCCGCCTCGGTGGACTCGTCCGGCAAAGCCGATTTGACCAACCTGAATGCACTGACAATTCCGTCCAAGACCTCCGGCGAAGCCGTTGAAACCACCAAGATCCAGTTGGGTCTGAACCTGCCCGCTGACTCGGCCGTGATCACCGCCGACTTTGACCGCAGCAATGCCAGCACCTACAACAAAAGCACGGCCTTGACCGTGTACGACAGCGGCGGCAACGGTTATTTGGCCACGGTGTATTACGTCAAAACCCAGAACGCCACGATGGACAGCCCCTTCTCGAAGTGGCAGTCCTACTTCTTTGTGGGCGACACGCAAGTCAAACCCGCATTGCAACAAGCAACTGACACGACAGGCAGCGCATTGTTCGTCAACAAGTATGGCGATGTCTTGCCCAAAACCGACTCTCGCGTGATCCCCAGTTCAGGGACCACAGAGATGTACTCACTTGACGAATTGACCGACATACGTCCATCTTCACCGGCTACGGTAGTAGGCAACTTTTTGGAGGTTAACGGAGATGGTAACTTGATCGGTGCGACTCCCGGTACCCAATTGAGTTTCAATATCAAAGTCGATGATTCCTTCGATGTCAATAATCTCCCCGAAGGATATACAACTGTCCTCTACACCTTACAGGCAGGTGATTCTGACCCAGATGTTCTGGCCAAAAACCTTGAAGTTGCCTTCAACAATGTTTTGGGTGAACTAGAAGATGATGGTGTAGATAAAAATGCTCGTTTCGGAATTACCGTCTCATTTGACCCTGACCAAGCAAGATTCTCTGTGTCCTCTGGAACAACGGGAGACGGATCTTCAATTCACATTTACGATGCAAATCCTGCTGCCACCAGTTTGATGGGGTTGGATACCGCATATGACGGCACAACAAATAATCAAGCCCTGCGCGGAAAGGCCAGTGAGCCTGCGGTTCTGAGTGGCGAGGTCATGACCATCAACACGGCCAAAAGCATCCAGGTCACGTCTTCGAACAAGGACTTCTTTGTGTCGGTGGACGGCATTGCCGCCAAAATCGACTTACCCTATCCAACCACTTACACCAACATTGAAGGCTTTGCCAAAGCGCTGCAAGACAAGATCAACAGCATCGTAGATCCGGAAACTGGCCGCAAAGTGCTCGGTGTGACGGTGGCTTTTGACCCCAAAACTAAGCAACTGAACTTCACCACCGGCACCACCGGCAACAACGCCGCCATCCAGGTCTCTGGTGCCGCGGACTGGGGTTTGGCCAACACCGAGATGCAGTTTGGCACCACCACCGAGTGGAAAAAGCTGACGCAGTTCACCGAAAACGGGGCCCCGCAGTTCGTCAAGAACGGCGAACAAACCGAAGACGGCGAGGGTGTATCCGACAAAACCGAATGGTGGCCTGTTTACTTGGACCGTGGCGAGTTGAGCTTTGACCTGACCGGTAAGCCCGTCTCTCCGCTGACCGATATGCCCTTCGAAACCGCCTTCTTGCAAGGCGGTAAGGGTGCGTTGACCATGTCAATTGACTTCACCAAGTCGACCCAGTACTCCAGCGCCTTCGCGGTGTTGTCCCAGTCACAAGACGGTGCGCCAGAAGGCGAGTTGATGGGCCTGAACATCAACCCCGATGGTCTGGTCAATGCCACCTACTCCAACGGCTCCCAAGTGTCACTGGGCAAGATCGTGCTGGCCAACTTCTCTAGCCCCTCGGGCCTGCGCCAAGTGGGTGACGCCAGTTACCTGGCTTCCGCCTCATCGGGCATGGCCAAGATCGGTGAAGCGGGCTCGGCGGGCTTCGGCTCGATCCGAGCGGGTGCTACCGAGCGTGCCAACGTGGACTTGACCCAAGAGTTGGTCGACCTGATCACCGCACAGCGGAACTTCCAGGCCAACGCCAAGGCCATTGAAACCAGCTCCACCATGACCAGCGCGATCATCAACATCCGTTCTTGA
- a CDS encoding flagellar basal body rod protein FlgF produces MDRLVFTSNATIKEQATARQVLVNDLANVSTVGFKSSYDVALQSIKVEGAGFDTRYQAQTVARDLIRMEPGPVMATGRPLDVALAGTAVLTVQAPNGDQAFTRRGDLKVNIQGQLENGSGHLVLGEAGPIAIPPGLLVRINPDGSIYARDPAQVGAAADVLVGQLRLRDTTGVSLARRDDGLFKVSEKPDGTDIALTNVLPKVIPQALEGSNVRAIEAMTRLIDQSRSFETQIRIIKEMKGLDESGSSMMKAA; encoded by the coding sequence ATGGACCGCCTTGTCTTCACCTCGAACGCCACCATCAAAGAGCAGGCCACGGCACGCCAGGTGCTGGTCAACGACCTGGCCAACGTGTCCACCGTGGGTTTCAAAAGCAGCTACGACGTGGCCTTGCAATCGATCAAAGTCGAGGGTGCGGGTTTTGACACACGCTACCAAGCTCAAACGGTTGCACGCGATCTGATCCGCATGGAGCCCGGTCCGGTCATGGCCACAGGCCGCCCCCTTGACGTGGCTTTGGCCGGCACTGCCGTGCTCACGGTCCAGGCGCCCAACGGTGATCAAGCCTTCACCCGCCGAGGTGACCTCAAAGTCAACATCCAGGGTCAGCTCGAAAACGGCTCGGGCCATTTGGTGCTCGGCGAAGCGGGTCCCATTGCCATCCCGCCAGGACTGCTGGTCCGGATCAACCCCGACGGCAGTATCTATGCGCGTGATCCCGCCCAGGTCGGCGCCGCAGCCGATGTGTTGGTCGGCCAGCTGCGGCTGCGTGACACCACAGGCGTCAGCTTGGCGCGTCGTGACGACGGCCTGTTCAAGGTGTCGGAAAAACCCGATGGCACAGACATTGCTTTGACCAACGTACTGCCCAAAGTGATTCCACAAGCGCTGGAAGGCAGCAACGTCAGGGCCATTGAGGCCATGACACGCTTGATCGATCAATCGCGCAGTTTTGAAACCCAAATTCGGATCATCAAGGAAATGAAAGGACTCGACGAGTCCGGCTCTTCCATGATGAAAGCCGCTTAA
- the flgG gene encoding flagellar basal-body rod protein FlgG, translating to MDASMWIAKTGLDAQQTRMSVISNNLANVNTTGFKRDRASFEDMLYQNLRQPGAQVGADAQAPTGLMLGTGVRIVSTEKNHSQGSLVNTKNALDLAVQGEGFFQIAQADGTVAYTRDGSFKLSATGQLVTANGAALQPAITIPPNVSSISIGQDGTVSVEAAGGGGAQVLGQIQLARFANPAGLQSMGQNLMKETTASGAPVVGQAGQAGAGQLMQGALEASNVNVVEEMVNMIETQRAYEINSKAISAVDGMLRFLNNNM from the coding sequence ATGGATGCCTCAATGTGGATTGCCAAGACCGGCCTCGATGCGCAGCAAACGCGCATGTCGGTCATCTCGAACAACTTGGCCAACGTCAACACGACGGGCTTCAAGCGCGACCGCGCCAGCTTCGAGGACATGCTCTACCAAAACCTGCGCCAACCGGGCGCTCAGGTGGGCGCAGACGCGCAAGCCCCCACAGGTTTGATGTTGGGTACCGGTGTGCGCATCGTGTCCACCGAAAAGAACCACTCGCAGGGCAGCTTGGTCAACACCAAAAATGCGCTCGACTTGGCCGTGCAAGGTGAAGGTTTCTTCCAGATCGCCCAAGCCGATGGCACTGTCGCGTACACCCGCGACGGCAGCTTCAAACTCTCGGCCACCGGACAGCTGGTCACCGCCAACGGTGCGGCTTTGCAGCCCGCCATCACGATTCCCCCCAACGTCTCCAGCATCTCCATCGGACAAGACGGCACCGTCTCTGTCGAGGCTGCGGGCGGCGGTGGCGCTCAGGTGCTGGGTCAAATTCAGCTGGCCCGCTTTGCCAACCCCGCAGGTTTGCAATCCATGGGACAAAACCTGATGAAGGAAACCACCGCCAGCGGTGCACCTGTGGTGGGACAAGCGGGTCAAGCCGGCGCAGGCCAGCTGATGCAGGGCGCCTTGGAAGCTTCCAACGTGAACGTGGTGGAGGAAATGGTCAACATGATCGAGACGCAACGCGCCTACGAAATCAACTCCAAAGCCATCTCTGCCGTGGACGGCATGTTGCGCTTCTTGAACAACAACATGTAA
- a CDS encoding flagellar basal body L-ring protein FlgH, which translates to MTPLTTFTTRLLGPTLLALGLVGCASAPEPLAHSPQFAPVMPVVVDKPRQATGAIYNGRHSDNFFGRSRNYRVGDLITVVLDESTRAGREQKGSVSRDAENNVVPSGLVSKVQNLALPTKVLGTTLGGVLNGINLNESSIKSSGVGTAGQSASLTGAVSVTVVEVLANGNLMVRGEKQLALTEGAEVIQVSGIIRPDDVSPNNMVQSRRLANAQIAYRGTGDMAAVAKTGWGTKALLKLWPF; encoded by the coding sequence ATGACACCCCTGACCACTTTCACCACACGCCTCTTGGGCCCGACTTTGCTGGCCTTGGGTTTGGTCGGTTGTGCATCGGCGCCCGAGCCTTTGGCGCATTCGCCCCAATTTGCCCCGGTCATGCCCGTGGTCGTCGACAAGCCCCGCCAAGCCACAGGAGCGATCTACAACGGTCGGCACAGCGACAACTTCTTTGGCCGCAGCCGCAATTACCGCGTCGGTGACCTGATCACGGTGGTGTTGGACGAATCGACCCGCGCAGGCCGCGAGCAAAAAGGCAGCGTCTCGCGCGATGCCGAAAACAATGTCGTCCCCAGTGGTCTGGTGTCCAAAGTCCAGAACCTGGCACTGCCCACCAAGGTTTTGGGCACCACGCTGGGCGGCGTGCTCAACGGCATCAACCTGAACGAATCCAGCATCAAGAGCAGTGGCGTGGGCACAGCCGGCCAAAGCGCCAGCTTGACCGGTGCGGTGTCGGTCACGGTCGTGGAAGTCCTGGCCAACGGCAACTTGATGGTACGTGGTGAAAAACAATTGGCCCTGACAGAAGGCGCCGAGGTCATCCAGGTCAGCGGCATCATCCGTCCCGACGACGTCTCGCCCAACAACATGGTGCAGTCGCGCCGACTGGCCAATGCCCAAATCGCCTACCGCGGCACCG